One Azoarcus sp. DN11 DNA segment encodes these proteins:
- a CDS encoding hybrid-cluster NAD(P)-dependent oxidoreductase, whose product MNGPITRDIPLAVPSLWNAEDDDVLICCQVRQETHDVKSFILRPWRPGLVRFLPGQFLTLELEIDGEAVNRCYTISSPPTRPDTLSITVKRVPGGRVSNWLHDHLSAGMSVRALGPSGDFACALHPAGKYLFLSGGSGITPLMSMSRSFHDLGEDRDVVFVHSARTPADIVFRRELGLLAANQPGFRTAFVCEGRGSEAEWASPTGYLDLPLLKRIAPDFVEREVFCCGPAPYMAAVRALLAEGGFDMKRYHEESFSFADTPGESGEGAGTSETTTGDAACFTVEFTKSGRSVVCAPDQKLLDAARAAGLRLPSSCAKGMCGTCKSRLVSGEVDMAHGGGIRQREIDQGFILPCCSTPRSDLVIER is encoded by the coding sequence ATGAACGGACCGATCACTCGTGACATCCCGCTCGCCGTGCCGTCGCTGTGGAACGCGGAGGACGACGACGTCCTGATCTGCTGTCAGGTGCGTCAGGAGACGCACGACGTCAAGAGCTTCATCCTTCGCCCGTGGCGTCCCGGCCTGGTGCGCTTCCTCCCCGGCCAGTTCCTCACGCTGGAACTGGAAATCGACGGCGAGGCGGTCAACCGCTGCTATACGATCTCCTCGCCGCCGACGCGCCCCGACACCCTGTCGATCACGGTCAAGCGCGTGCCCGGCGGCCGCGTCTCCAACTGGCTGCACGACCACCTCAGCGCGGGCATGAGCGTGCGCGCCCTGGGGCCAAGTGGCGACTTCGCATGCGCGCTGCACCCGGCGGGCAAGTACCTGTTCCTTTCCGGCGGCTCGGGGATCACACCGCTGATGTCCATGTCGCGCAGCTTCCACGACCTGGGCGAGGACCGCGACGTCGTCTTCGTGCACAGCGCTCGCACTCCCGCGGACATCGTCTTCCGCCGCGAGCTGGGCCTGCTCGCCGCCAACCAGCCGGGCTTCCGTACCGCCTTCGTCTGCGAAGGGCGCGGCAGCGAAGCCGAATGGGCGTCGCCCACCGGCTACCTCGACCTGCCGCTGCTCAAGCGGATCGCCCCCGATTTCGTCGAGCGTGAAGTGTTCTGCTGCGGGCCGGCGCCCTACATGGCTGCCGTGCGCGCCCTGCTGGCCGAGGGCGGTTTCGACATGAAGCGCTACCACGAGGAAAGCTTTAGTTTTGCCGACACGCCGGGCGAAAGCGGGGAGGGCGCCGGCACCTCGGAAACGACGACGGGCGACGCGGCATGTTTCACCGTCGAGTTCACCAAGAGCGGCCGCAGCGTGGTCTGCGCCCCCGACCAGAAGCTCCTCGACGCGGCGCGCGCGGCGGGCCTGCGGCTGCCGTCATCCTGCGCCAAGGGCATGTGCGGCACCTGCAAGTCCCGTCTCGTCTCCGGCGAGGTGGACATGGCCCACGGCGGCGGCATTCGCCAGCGCGAGATCGATCAGGGCTTCATCCTGCCCTGCTGCAGTACGCCGCGGAGCGACCTGGTGATCGAGCGATAA
- the maiA gene encoding maleylacetoacetate isomerase: protein MRSLYSYFRSSASFRVRIALNLKGLEYETVPVHLVRGEQRDAGYLAVNPAGLVPALVDEGEVLTQSIAIIEYLDEVYPDPSLLPGDAAGRARIRAIAQTIACEIHPLNNLSVLKYLKQTLGVGEDAKNAWYHHWAEQGLATVERLLADRPAGAFCHGDTPTLADCCLVPQIFNAQRFDCHLDHVPTVMEIFERCMTLDAFQRAAPAAQPDAE from the coding sequence ATGCGCTCGCTTTACAGCTATTTCCGCAGTTCGGCCTCCTTCCGGGTGCGCATCGCCCTCAATCTCAAGGGGCTCGAGTACGAAACCGTGCCCGTGCATCTCGTCAGGGGCGAGCAGCGGGACGCGGGCTACCTCGCCGTCAACCCGGCCGGGCTGGTTCCGGCCCTCGTCGATGAAGGCGAGGTTCTCACCCAATCGATCGCGATCATCGAATATCTGGATGAGGTCTATCCCGATCCGTCATTGCTGCCCGGCGACGCCGCCGGCCGCGCGCGCATCCGGGCCATCGCTCAGACGATCGCCTGTGAGATCCATCCGCTCAACAACCTCTCGGTCCTGAAGTATCTGAAGCAGACCCTGGGGGTGGGCGAAGACGCCAAGAATGCCTGGTACCACCACTGGGCGGAGCAAGGCCTGGCCACCGTGGAGCGTCTGCTCGCCGATCGGCCCGCCGGCGCCTTCTGCCACGGCGACACGCCGACCCTGGCTGACTGCTGCCTGGTGCCGCAGATCTTCAACGCCCAGCGCTTCGACTGCCACCTCGACCACGTGCCGACCGTGATGGAGATCTTCGAGCGCTGCATGACGCTGGACGCCTTCCAACGCGCCGCACCCGCCGCCCAGCCCGATGCAGAGTGA
- a CDS encoding proline/glycine betaine ABC transporter permease codes for MHDFLPLGEWAEKIVNFIVKNDHGVLAGLGDVVGQMTELTEGFLHLIPDWLLASVFVALGFWRIGWKFAVVAAGALLVIIGTGFWQATMATLALIISSTLISLLVGIPLGIAAALNRRVNYLLRPVLDFMQTMPAFVYLIPAAMLFGLGRVPAVLATVIFAMPPVVRLTALGIRQVNKEQVEAGITFGCTPLQVLLKIQIPGALPSIMAGVNQTIMMALSMVIIASMVGGGGLGNNVLASIQRLDIGLGFESGLAVVLLAIILDRLTESFGVPKEERIARRKSQGHES; via the coding sequence ATGCATGATTTCCTGCCACTCGGTGAATGGGCCGAGAAAATCGTCAATTTCATCGTCAAGAACGATCACGGGGTGCTGGCCGGCCTCGGCGACGTGGTCGGTCAAATGACCGAACTGACCGAAGGCTTCCTGCATCTGATCCCCGACTGGCTCCTCGCGAGTGTGTTCGTCGCGCTGGGATTCTGGCGTATCGGCTGGAAGTTCGCCGTCGTTGCCGCCGGGGCGCTTCTTGTCATCATCGGCACGGGCTTCTGGCAAGCGACGATGGCGACGCTCGCGCTGATCATCTCGTCGACGCTCATCAGCCTGCTGGTGGGCATACCGCTGGGCATCGCGGCTGCCCTCAACCGCCGCGTCAATTATCTGCTGCGGCCGGTGCTGGACTTCATGCAGACGATGCCGGCGTTCGTGTACCTCATCCCCGCCGCGATGCTGTTCGGCCTCGGCCGCGTGCCGGCCGTCCTCGCGACGGTGATCTTCGCGATGCCGCCCGTAGTGCGCCTGACCGCGCTCGGCATCCGCCAGGTGAACAAGGAGCAGGTCGAAGCCGGCATCACCTTCGGCTGCACGCCGCTGCAGGTCCTGCTGAAGATCCAGATTCCCGGCGCGCTGCCGTCGATCATGGCGGGCGTGAACCAGACGATCATGATGGCGCTGTCGATGGTCATCATCGCGTCGATGGTCGGTGGCGGTGGCCTGGGCAACAACGTGCTCGCCAGTATCCAGCGCCTCGACATCGGGCTGGGTTTCGAGTCCGGCCTCGCCGTGGTGCTGCTCGCGATCATTCTCGACCGTCTCACCGAGAGCTTCGGTGTGCCGAAGGAAGAGCGCATCGCACGCAGGAAAAGCCAGGGTCACGAGTCCTGA
- a CDS encoding GlxA family transcriptional regulator codes for MSALPTATRVGFLVLNEFTMIAFSSAVEVLRMANHISGKPLYSWSVISTDGQPVASSNGLAPAQIGTYEDAGPFDMVFVCGGTNVTRFVDDKVIALLRRVAHDKVVLGGLCTGTYALVKAGLLNGYRATIHWENLSALREAHDKIRFVEELFVIDRDRITCTGGIAPIDMMLAVVRERFGKTLVAEISEQFILERVRDSKDRQHIPLAARAGCNRRALVEVAALMEANIEEPLSLEDLSQLAGLSQRHLQRLFREALQVTPSHYYLELRLRRARELLMQTQMSITNITVACGFQSACHFSKCYRALFGKPPSGERWPQGTADVESQQRTATAEHDLAA; via the coding sequence GTGTCCGCACTCCCAACGGCGACGCGCGTCGGCTTTCTGGTGCTGAACGAGTTCACGATGATCGCGTTCTCGAGTGCCGTCGAAGTCCTGCGCATGGCCAACCACATCAGCGGCAAGCCCTTGTACAGCTGGTCCGTGATCAGCACTGACGGCCAGCCCGTGGCCTCCAGCAACGGGCTGGCGCCGGCCCAGATCGGCACCTACGAGGACGCGGGGCCATTCGACATGGTGTTCGTATGCGGCGGGACGAACGTCACCCGCTTCGTCGATGACAAGGTGATCGCCTTGTTGCGCCGCGTCGCCCACGACAAGGTGGTTCTCGGCGGGCTATGTACCGGGACCTATGCCCTGGTGAAAGCCGGCCTGCTGAACGGTTACCGCGCCACGATCCACTGGGAAAACCTCAGCGCCTTGCGTGAGGCCCACGACAAGATCCGCTTCGTCGAGGAGCTCTTCGTCATCGACCGCGACCGCATCACCTGCACGGGGGGCATCGCGCCCATCGACATGATGCTGGCCGTCGTGCGCGAGCGCTTCGGCAAGACCCTGGTCGCCGAGATCTCCGAGCAGTTCATCCTCGAACGGGTGCGCGACAGCAAGGATCGCCAGCACATCCCGCTGGCCGCACGGGCGGGATGCAACCGCAGGGCACTGGTGGAGGTGGCCGCGCTGATGGAGGCCAACATCGAGGAGCCGCTGTCGCTGGAGGACTTGTCGCAACTAGCTGGGCTCTCCCAGCGCCATTTGCAGCGCCTGTTCCGCGAGGCTCTGCAGGTGACCCCCAGCCACTACTACCTCGAATTGCGGCTGCGCCGTGCGCGCGAACTGCTGATGCAGACGCAGATGTCCATCACGAACATCACGGTCGCCTGCGGCTTCCAGTCCGCCTGCCACTTCAGCAAGTGCTACCGCGCGCTGTTCGGCAAGCCGCCGAGCGGCGAGCGCTGGCCACAGGGAACGGCGGACGTCGAATCGCAGCAGCGCACCGCGACCGCGGAGCACGACCTGGCAGCGTGA
- a CDS encoding aromatic ring-hydroxylating dioxygenase subunit alpha gives MKVSNRVRELLAARRPGHSLDAQFYTSQEIFDLDMEAIFARHWIYVGVEPDIPEPGDYFTVKLGRASVVVLRNDDMELRAFHNVCRHRGAQLCNAHKGSVGNLVCPYHQWTYDLSGKLIYAEHMGEDFDPSGRGLKRVHVESVAGLIFVCLAEHPPEDFAQMREEMSRYLTPHRLTDCKIAVQDEIVEAGNWKLVMENNRECYHCVANHPELTVSLYEYGFGYQPSSSNIGQVQAFRDLTEREHARWQAAGLESAEIDELDSRVTGFRTQRLPLDKAGESQTMDARVACQKLLGHLSQRNLGGLSFWTQPNSWHHFMSDHIVTFTVLPIDADHTLVRTKWLVHKDAVEGRDYDPANLTAVWRATNQQDRELVEMSQRGIADPAYEPGPYSPYTEELVEKFAGWYVGRLQAAAE, from the coding sequence ATGAAAGTGAGCAACCGGGTGAGGGAACTCCTCGCCGCCCGCCGTCCCGGCCACAGCCTGGACGCGCAGTTCTACACGAGCCAGGAGATCTTCGACCTCGATATGGAGGCCATCTTCGCGCGGCACTGGATCTACGTCGGCGTCGAACCCGACATCCCGGAGCCGGGCGACTATTTCACCGTCAAGCTGGGCCGCGCCTCGGTCGTTGTCTTGCGCAACGACGACATGGAGCTGCGCGCCTTCCACAACGTCTGCCGCCATCGCGGCGCGCAGTTGTGCAACGCCCACAAGGGCAGCGTCGGCAACCTGGTGTGCCCGTACCACCAGTGGACCTACGACCTGTCCGGCAAGCTGATCTACGCCGAGCACATGGGCGAGGACTTCGACCCTTCCGGGCGAGGACTGAAGCGCGTGCATGTCGAAAGCGTCGCGGGCCTGATCTTCGTCTGCCTGGCCGAGCATCCACCCGAAGACTTCGCTCAGATGCGCGAAGAGATGTCGCGCTACCTCACGCCGCACCGGCTGACCGACTGCAAGATCGCCGTGCAGGACGAGATCGTCGAGGCCGGCAACTGGAAGCTGGTGATGGAGAACAATCGCGAGTGCTATCACTGCGTGGCCAATCATCCGGAGCTGACCGTTTCGCTCTACGAGTACGGTTTCGGCTACCAGCCTTCCTCGTCGAACATCGGGCAGGTCCAGGCCTTCCGTGACCTGACCGAGCGCGAACACGCACGCTGGCAGGCGGCAGGGCTCGAGTCGGCCGAGATCGACGAGCTGGACAGCCGCGTCACGGGTTTCCGCACGCAGCGCTTGCCGCTGGACAAGGCCGGCGAATCGCAGACGATGGACGCCAGGGTCGCCTGCCAGAAGCTCCTCGGCCACTTGAGCCAGCGCAACCTCGGCGGGCTGTCGTTCTGGACCCAGCCCAACTCCTGGCACCACTTCATGAGCGACCACATCGTGACCTTCACGGTGCTGCCGATCGACGCGGATCACACCCTCGTGCGCACGAAGTGGCTGGTGCACAAGGACGCCGTCGAAGGGCGGGATTACGACCCTGCGAATCTCACCGCGGTGTGGCGCGCGACCAACCAGCAGGACCGCGAGCTGGTCGAGATGTCCCAGCGCGGCATCGCCGATCCGGCCTACGAACCGGGCCCGTATTCGCCCTACACCGAGGAGCTGGTCGAGAAGTTCGCCGGCTGGTACGTGGGGCGTTTGCAGGCGGCAGCGGAGTGA